Below is a window of Bacteroidales bacterium DNA.
ATGAAGATTTATTAGCTAAAAAGCCTGCTGCTGTTTGGGTTCGTGAAGGCAAAGGACAAATGGTATTTCTTGCTTTTAGTCCACAGTTTAGATCTTCTACAAGCGGCGTTTATAAATTTTTATTTAATGCTTTGTTGCTTGATTAGGAATTTAAAAAATTAGATTTATTCACTCTACGAGGGCTTTAAACCCTCGTAGAGTGATTCATTTATAGTAAAAGGTTCGCTAATTCAGAAACAGATTCGCAAACATATTCTGGCTTTTCTTGTATCACAATGGCTTCGTCGCCATATCCATAGCTAACCCAACAAGCTTCGACATTATTATAATGAGCACCCATAATGTCATATTCTCTATCGCCAATCATTAGGTATTCTGTATCAGTTTTGTTTCCCGTAATTTCCTTGGCGTAGGCTACAATTTCCTTTTTATCGGTTCTGCTGCCATCAGTATTTGCTCCGGCGATAAAATCTACATAATCAGAAAGTTGAAAATGATCCAACACTTGTTTTGCAAAATGAGTTGGTTTCGCAGTTGCAAGAGAAATTGTCTTTTTTTGTCTTTTAAGCTCTTGTAATAATTCAAAAATACCGGAATAGAGTGTGTTCTCGAAAATGCCTTTTTCTGCAAAATATTCTCTAAATATATGCAGCATTTCAAACGCTTTTTCTGTGTTAAGATGGTATCGATTTTTAAAAGATAGGTGCAGAGGCGGACCGATAAAGCTGAGCAACTCTTCGGGATGCTTTTCAACGATTCCTTTCTTTTTTAGGGCGTAGTGTATGGAGTTTATAATTCCTTCTTTTGGATCAGTCAAGGTGCCGTCC
It encodes the following:
- a CDS encoding HAD hydrolase-like protein translates to MAIKASILLFDLDGTLTDPKEGIINSIHYALKKKGIVEKHPEELLSFIGPPLHLSFKNRYHLNTEKAFEMLHIFREYFAEKGIFENTLYSGIFELLQELKRQKKTISLATAKPTHFAKQVLDHFQLSDYVDFIAGANTDGSRTDKKEIVAYAKEITGNKTDTEYLMIGDREYDIMGAHYNNVEACWVSYGYGDEAIVIQEKPEYVCESVSELANLLL